AAGCCCAAGAAGGCGGCCTTCAAGCCGTTCGAGAACAAGCTCGTGCTGCTGGCCGTGATCATCGTGGTGCAGGCCGCCCTGGCGGTCGGGGTGACCCAGTTCGTGATCGTGCCCAAGCTGCAGAACCTGGGCGCCGGGGACCAGGTGGCCGAGGCCGAGGCGACCGGCGAGCACGGCCAGCCCGCGGCCAAGGGCAAGTCCGGACACGGCAAGCCTGCGAAGCACGGCGAGGCCGCTTCGCTCAGCGGGCGCGGCGCGCTGGTCGGTCTCAAGGAAGTGACGGTCTCGCTGCGCTCCGAAGGCGCGGTGACGAGCTACCTGCGGATCAGCGTCGACCTCGAGGTCCCGGACCAGACGAAGGTCCTGCTCGTCGAGGAGCGCCTGCCGCACCTGCGCGACATCGTCATCGCCTCGCTGTCGAACAAGTACGCCGCCGACCTGCGCAGCCTCGAGGGCAAGGAGGCCCTCAAGGCGGAGCTGCTGCGCAAGCTGGGCGAGGCCCTGCCGGAAGCCGGGCTGATGAACATCTACTTCTCCGACCTGGTCGTGCAGTGACCGGTCCGGGACGAGCCGGGGGATGACATGAGCGATTCGCAGCAGGGGCGGCAGGACGCCCTGGACGAGCTTCTCGGGCAGGACGACGCCGGCGGCGAGCAGGCGGCGGTCGAGCAGGCGGCGGCCCTCGTGCAGGGCGTGTCCGGCTCGTCCTCCTTCGACTTCAGCCGCCCGACCAAGATCTCGCGTCAGTTCGAGAAGAACCTGATCACCTTCGCCGAGGCCTTCGCCAAGTCGTCGTCGCTGGGCCTGACCGGCATGCTGCGGGCGAACACGGGCATCGGCTTCCGGGGCCTGGAGGTCATGAACTTCGGCGAGTTCGTGGGCTCGATGCCGCCGGTGACCTGCGCCGTCAACATCGGGCTGGCGCCGCTCAACGGCCTGTCCCTGCTCCACCTGGACGCGGGCATGATCTACCTGATGATGATGCGCCTGCTCGGCGGCCCCATCGAGGCCTGCCGCGTCGAGCGCAAGTTCACCGACATCGAACTGGGCGTCTCCCGCCTGGTCATCGACAAGCTGCTGGCGCACGTCGCCGAAGGGGCCGAGAAGCTCGTCTCGATGCAGCCGACCTTCGTGCACCTCGAGAACAACCCGTCCTACATCACGACCGTGACCAGCGGCGAGCCCGTCCTGCTGATCCGGTTCGAGATCGGGATCGAGGAGCTGAGGGGGCCGCTGGACCTGTGCATCCCGCTGACGGCCTTCGAACCGGTCTGGCACCGCTTCGACCCGGAGGAGAATTCCGAATTCCGCACGCCGGAAGAGGTGCGACGGGACCGGCAATTGCTATTCGAAGTGGTCAAGGGAGCCACGGCCGACGTGGTGGTCAACCTGGCGGACGTGAACCTCACGTTCGAAAACGTCCTGGAGCTGAAGGAGGGGGACGTGCTGCCGCTGTACAAGTCGCTGCAGTCCCCGCTGGTGCTGGAGGTCCAGGGCAAGCCCATGTTCCGCGGGCTGACCGGCAAGCTGAACCAGTGCCGCGCCCTGAAGCTCACCGAACGACTGGAAGAAGAGGAGTAGGGAGATGGCCGACGGCATCCAGAACAACGTCTTCGGGGGCGGCGCCGCGGCCGTGGCCGACGCGGACCCCGCGACCCGGCAGCACGGCCTCGACCCCGACCAGATGCGCCTCGCCGAGCCCGAGGAGGATCTCGCCGCCATCGCCCCGGAGATCCGCAACATCGGCGTCCTGCTCGACATCGACATGAAGCTGACCGTCGAGCTGGGGCGGGCCCGGATGAAGATCCGCGACATCATGAACCTGAGCCCGGGCGCCGTGGTCGAGCTCGGCAAGGCTCCCAACGAGCCCGTGGACATCATGGTCAACGGCGTGCTGCTGGCCCGCGGCGAGGTCGTCGTGGTGGACGAGCAGTTCGCGGTGCGCATCACCAAGCTGCTGAGCCGCACCGAACGCATCAAGAGGCTGACCTGACGTGCCGGCCGCGAACGCAGCGATCCCCTTCCTGGCCGTCCAGACCGCCACCGGCGCCCTGGCCTGGCTGAAACCGGTCGGCGGCCTGGTCGTCGTCTTCACGCTGCTGCTGCTGTTCCTGAAGCTGCTGGGGCGGTTCCAGGGCGGCCGCTCCGGCGCCGCCGCCGCGATGATCGCCGTCCACGCCGTCGGCCCCCGCCGCGCCGTCGAGCTGCTGCGCTGCGGCGACGAGGTCTTCACGCTGTACCGCCACGACCAGTCCGTCGTCCTGCTCGACCGCGCGCCCTACGATCCGGCGCGGCACGCGCCCCAGGCGCCCGCGCTGCCGGTCGTCGGTCTCCCGGACCGCCTTCTG
This bacterium DNA region includes the following protein-coding sequences:
- a CDS encoding FliM/FliN family flagellar motor switch protein, whose protein sequence is MSDSQQGRQDALDELLGQDDAGGEQAAVEQAAALVQGVSGSSSFDFSRPTKISRQFEKNLITFAEAFAKSSSLGLTGMLRANTGIGFRGLEVMNFGEFVGSMPPVTCAVNIGLAPLNGLSLLHLDAGMIYLMMMRLLGGPIEACRVERKFTDIELGVSRLVIDKLLAHVAEGAEKLVSMQPTFVHLENNPSYITTVTSGEPVLLIRFEIGIEELRGPLDLCIPLTAFEPVWHRFDPEENSEFRTPEEVRRDRQLLFEVVKGATADVVVNLADVNLTFENVLELKEGDVLPLYKSLQSPLVLEVQGKPMFRGLTGKLNQCRALKLTERLEEEE
- a CDS encoding flagellar biosynthetic protein FliO; the encoded protein is MPAANAAIPFLAVQTATGALAWLKPVGGLVVVFTLLLLFLKLLGRFQGGRSGAAAAMIAVHAVGPRRAVELLRCGDEVFTLYRHDQSVVLLDRAPYDPARHAPQAPALPVVGLPDRLLDRFRARRRPDA
- the fliN gene encoding flagellar motor switch protein FliN, whose product is MADGIQNNVFGGGAAAVADADPATRQHGLDPDQMRLAEPEEDLAAIAPEIRNIGVLLDIDMKLTVELGRARMKIRDIMNLSPGAVVELGKAPNEPVDIMVNGVLLARGEVVVVDEQFAVRITKLLSRTERIKRLT
- a CDS encoding flagellar basal body-associated FliL family protein yields the protein KPKKAAFKPFENKLVLLAVIIVVQAALAVGVTQFVIVPKLQNLGAGDQVAEAEATGEHGQPAAKGKSGHGKPAKHGEAASLSGRGALVGLKEVTVSLRSEGAVTSYLRISVDLEVPDQTKVLLVEERLPHLRDIVIASLSNKYAADLRSLEGKEALKAELLRKLGEALPEAGLMNIYFSDLVVQ